From Camelus ferus isolate YT-003-E chromosome 18, BCGSAC_Cfer_1.0, whole genome shotgun sequence, one genomic window encodes:
- the ZDHHC4 gene encoding probable palmitoyltransferase ZDHHC4 isoform X2, with protein sequence MDFLFLFLFYLASVLIGVVLICICSKTHCLKGLVGRGTQVFSYIIPECLQRAMLKLLHYLFHTRNHTFIILHLILQGMIYTEYTWEILGYCQELEFSLYYLLLPYLLLIVNLIFFTLSCVTNPGTITKANELLLLQVYEFDEVMFPKNMKCSTCDLRKPARSKHCSVCNRCVHRFDHHCVWVNNCIGAWNTRYFLLYLLTLTTSAATMAVVSTVFLVQLVVVSDFYLETYVDDLGHFQVVDTVFLIQYLFLTFPRIVFLLGFVMVLTFLLGGYLCFALYLAATNQTTNEWYKGDRAWYQHCPYMAQPPSAEPQVYQNIHSHGLWSNLREIFLPAAHYERKKK encoded by the exons ATggacttcctctttctcttcttgttctACCTGGCTTCAGTGCTGATTGGTGTTGTTCTGATCTGCATCTGCTCAAAAACGCATTGCTTGAAAGGCCTGGTCGGAAGAGGAACACAG gtATTTTCCTATATAATCCCAGAATGCCTTCAGAGAGCCATGCTAAAATTGCTTCATTACCTCTTCCATACACG aaACCACACCTTCATTATCCTGCACCTCATCTTGCAAGGGATGATTTATACTGAATACACCTGGGAAATACTTGGCTACTGTCAAGAGCTCGAGTTCTCCCTGTATTACCTCCTTCTGCCTTATCTGCTGCTGATTGTAAACCTGATTTTTTTCACCCTGAGTTGTGTGACTAACCCTG GTACCATAACAAAAGCAAACGAATTGCTGCTGCTTCAAGTTTATGAATTCGATGAAGTGATGTTCCCCAAGAACATGAAATGCTCTACTTGTGATTTAAGGAAACCAGCACGATCCAAGCACTGCA GTGTGTGTAACCGGTGTGTGCACCGCTTTGACCATCACTGTGTGTGGGTGAACAACTGCATCGGGGCCTGGAACACCAGGTACTTCCTCCTCTACCTCCTGACATTGACGACCTCAGCTGCCACCATGGCCGTGGTGAGCACTGTGTTTCTGGTCCAGTTGGTGGTGGTGTCGGACTTCTACCTGGAGACTTACGTTGATGACCTTGGACACTTCCAGGTTGTTGATACTGTCTTTCTTATTCAG TACCTGTTCCTGACCTTCCCAAGAATTGTCTTTCTGCTGGGCTTTGTCATGGTACTGACCTTCCTCCTGGGGGGCTACCTGTGTTTTGCTCTGTACCTGGCTGCCACCAACCAAACCACCAACGAGTGGTACAAAGGTGACCGGGCCTGGTACCAGCATTGCCCCTACATGGCCCAGCCACCATCTGCAGAGCCCCAGGTTTACCAGAACATTCACTCCCATGGGCTTTGGAGCAACCTTCGAGAGATCTTTCTACCTGCTGCACAttatgagagaaagaagaaataa
- the ZDHHC4 gene encoding probable palmitoyltransferase ZDHHC4 isoform X1 yields the protein MFGGGIPELPAENYPNKRNIPRMDFLFLFLFYLASVLIGVVLICICSKTHCLKGLVGRGTQVFSYIIPECLQRAMLKLLHYLFHTRNHTFIILHLILQGMIYTEYTWEILGYCQELEFSLYYLLLPYLLLIVNLIFFTLSCVTNPGTITKANELLLLQVYEFDEVMFPKNMKCSTCDLRKPARSKHCSVCNRCVHRFDHHCVWVNNCIGAWNTRYFLLYLLTLTTSAATMAVVSTVFLVQLVVVSDFYLETYVDDLGHFQVVDTVFLIQYLFLTFPRIVFLLGFVMVLTFLLGGYLCFALYLAATNQTTNEWYKGDRAWYQHCPYMAQPPSAEPQVYQNIHSHGLWSNLREIFLPAAHYERKKK from the exons ATGTTCGGAGGAGGAATACCAGAGCTGCCGGCTGAAAACTatccaaacaaaagaaatat CCCCAGGATggacttcctctttctcttcttgttctACCTGGCTTCAGTGCTGATTGGTGTTGTTCTGATCTGCATCTGCTCAAAAACGCATTGCTTGAAAGGCCTGGTCGGAAGAGGAACACAG gtATTTTCCTATATAATCCCAGAATGCCTTCAGAGAGCCATGCTAAAATTGCTTCATTACCTCTTCCATACACG aaACCACACCTTCATTATCCTGCACCTCATCTTGCAAGGGATGATTTATACTGAATACACCTGGGAAATACTTGGCTACTGTCAAGAGCTCGAGTTCTCCCTGTATTACCTCCTTCTGCCTTATCTGCTGCTGATTGTAAACCTGATTTTTTTCACCCTGAGTTGTGTGACTAACCCTG GTACCATAACAAAAGCAAACGAATTGCTGCTGCTTCAAGTTTATGAATTCGATGAAGTGATGTTCCCCAAGAACATGAAATGCTCTACTTGTGATTTAAGGAAACCAGCACGATCCAAGCACTGCA GTGTGTGTAACCGGTGTGTGCACCGCTTTGACCATCACTGTGTGTGGGTGAACAACTGCATCGGGGCCTGGAACACCAGGTACTTCCTCCTCTACCTCCTGACATTGACGACCTCAGCTGCCACCATGGCCGTGGTGAGCACTGTGTTTCTGGTCCAGTTGGTGGTGGTGTCGGACTTCTACCTGGAGACTTACGTTGATGACCTTGGACACTTCCAGGTTGTTGATACTGTCTTTCTTATTCAG TACCTGTTCCTGACCTTCCCAAGAATTGTCTTTCTGCTGGGCTTTGTCATGGTACTGACCTTCCTCCTGGGGGGCTACCTGTGTTTTGCTCTGTACCTGGCTGCCACCAACCAAACCACCAACGAGTGGTACAAAGGTGACCGGGCCTGGTACCAGCATTGCCCCTACATGGCCCAGCCACCATCTGCAGAGCCCCAGGTTTACCAGAACATTCACTCCCATGGGCTTTGGAGCAACCTTCGAGAGATCTTTCTACCTGCTGCACAttatgagagaaagaagaaataa